Proteins from one Xiphophorus hellerii strain 12219 chromosome 8, Xiphophorus_hellerii-4.1, whole genome shotgun sequence genomic window:
- the mctp1b gene encoding multiple C2 and transmembrane domain-containing protein 1 isoform X6, translating to MLGMGASCSSGSPSEAATPPPGMYKLEIELKRGHNLAIRDRGGSSDPYVKFKLAGKEVFRSKTIHKNLNPVWDEKTTLIVDSLSEPLYVKVFDYDFGLQDDFMGSAFLYLESLEQQRTIPVTLVLKDPQLPNEDLGSLELAVTLTPKSSPMEEPRDTATMLLRRSWKRSTKQQQSLRLTEVHRKSQLWRGIVSITLIEGRNLTPMDPNGLSDPYVKFRLGPQKYKSKTVSKTLSPQWREQFDLHLYEETGGVLEITVWDKDTGRRDDFIGRCQLDLSTLSKEKTHHLELPLEESRGVLVLLVTLTASAAVSIADLSLTPLEDPEERREILKRYGVRKSLSNLRDVGIVQVKVLRAEGLMVADVTGKSDPFCVLELNNDRLQTHTIYKNLNPEWNKVFTFNVKDVHSVLEVSVFDEDRDRSADFLGKVAIPLLNVRNGVQRAYLLKNKELTAPTKGVIYLEMEVIYNTIKAALKTVVPAEQKYVEEEPKVSKQLLQQNFNRVKRCIMVLFSYGTYINSCFEWESSQRSITAFILFVVVVWNFELYMLPLGLVLLLVWNYFFSSGRETAETSMEAMFEWEDDEEDKEEKDSEHKGFMDKLYAIQDVFISVQTALDEVASFGERLKNTFNWTVPFLSWLAIAALCLATLLLYLIPLRYLVLAWGVNKFTKKLRDPYMIENNELLDFLSRVPSDVQMMQYRELRADPGQSPNKRRRAYPS from the exons ATGTTG GGCATGGGGGCATCCTGCTCCTCGGGGAGCCCCTCTGAGGCAGCCACCCCCCCACCAGGGATGTATAAGCTGGAGATCGAGCTGAAGCGAGGACACAACCTCGCCATCCGAGACCGAGGAG GCTCCAGCGATCCCTATGTCAAGTTCAAGCTGGCTGGTAAAGAGGTGTTCAGAAGCAAGACCATCCACAAAAACCTCAACCCGGTGTGGGACGAGAAGACCACGCTCATCGTGGACAGTCTGAGCGAACCGCTCTACGTCAAG GTCTTTGACTATGACTTTGGTCTTCAGGACGACTTCATGGGTTCTGCTTTTCTTTACCTGGAGTCTCTAGAGCAGCAGAG GACGATACCGGTGACTCTGGTGCTGAAGGACCCGCAGCTCCCCAACGAGGACCTGGGCTCTCTGGAGCTGGCAGTTACCCTGACGCCTAAAAGCAGCCCCATGGAGGAGCCTCGAGACACGGCG ACCATGCTGCTCAGGAGGTCCTGGAAACGATCCACAAAG cagcagcagtcatTGCGTCTCACTGAGGTGCATCGGAAGTCCCAGCTGTGGCGAGGGATCGTCAGCATCACGCTGATCGAAGGTCGGAACCTCACGCCCATGGACCCCAATGGCCTGAGCGACCCCTACGTCAAGTTCAGGCTGGGGCCACAGAAGTACAAGAGCAAG acgGTGTCGAAGACCCTGAGTCCTCAGTGGAGGGAGCAGTTTGACCTTCATCTGTATGAGGAAACAGGAGGCGTTCTGGAGATCACAGTGTGGGACAAAGACACGGGGAGGAGAGACGACTTCATCGGacg CTGCCAGTTGGACCTATCCACTCTGAGTAAAGAGAAGACCCATCACCTGGAGCTGCCGCTGGAGGAGTCCCGGGGCGTCCTGGTGCTGCTGGTCACGCTGACGGCGTCGGCGGCAGTCTCCATCGCCGACCTGTCCCTCACGCCGCTGGAGGACCCAGAGGAACGCAGAGAGATCCTCAAACGATAC GGTGTGAGGAAGTCGTTGTCCAACCTGAGGGATGTGGGCATCGTCCAGGTGAAGGTGCTGAGAGCCGAGGGGCTGATGGTCGCTGACGTAACAG gTAAAAGTGACCCTTTCTGCGTGCTGGAGCTGAATAACGACAGACTGCAGACACATACCATATACAAGAATCTCAACCCTGAGTGGAACAAAGTCTTTACCTT CAATGTGAAAGATGTTCACTCGGTCCTGGAGGTGTCGGTGTTTGACGAAGATAGAGACAGGAGTGCAGACTTCCTGGGAAAAGTGGCCATTCCTCTTTTGAAT gTCCGGAACGGCGTCCAGAGAGCATACCtgctaaaaaacaaagagctcACCGCCCCGACCAAAGGAGTCATCTACCTGGAGATGGAAGTCATCTACAACACG ATAAAGGCTGCTTTAAAGACCGTGGTTCCTGCAGAACAGAAATACGTGGAGGAAGAACCAAAAGTTTCCAAGCAG ctgctgcagcagaactttAACCGGGTCAAGCGGTGCATCATGGTCCTCTTCAGCTACGGTACCTACATTAACAGCTGCTTTGAGTGGGAGTCGTCACAGAGGAGCATCACTGCTTTCATT CTGTTCGTGGTGGTGGTCTGGAACTTTGAGCTCTACATGCTGCCACTTggcctggttctgctgctggtctGGAACTACTTCTTCTCCTCAGGCAGAGAGACGGCGGAGACG TCCATGGAGGCCATGTTTGAATGggaggatgatgaagaggacAAGGAAGAAAAG GACTCTGAGCACAAAGGCTTCATGGATAAACTGTACGCCATCCAGGACGTGTTCATCAGCGTACAGACCGCTCTGGATGAAGTCGCTTCGTTTGGAGAGAGGTTAAAGAA CACCTTTAACTGGACAGTGCCTTTCCTCAGCTGGTTGGCGATCGCTGCCCTGTGCCTGGCCACACTGCTGCTCTACCTCATACCGCTGCGATACCTCGTACTCGCCTGGG GTGTGAACAAGTTCACTAAGAAGCTTCGTGATCCATACATGATCGAAAACAACGAGCTTCTGGACTTCCTGTCCAGAGTTCCGTCTGATGTTCAAATG ATGCAGTACAGAGAGCTGAGAGCCGATCCGGGACAAAGCCCCAACAAGCGCAGGCGGGCGTACCCCAGCTAG
- the mctp1b gene encoding multiple C2 and transmembrane domain-containing protein 1 isoform X7, producing MTSLQTVSKTLSPQWREQFDLHLYEETGGVLEITVWDKDTGRRDDFIGRCQLDLSTLSKEKTHHLELPLEESRGVLVLLVTLTASAAVSIADLSLTPLEDPEERREILKRYGVRKSLSNLRDVGIVQVKVLRAEGLMVADVTGKSDPFCVLELNNDRLQTHTIYKNLNPEWNKVFTFNVKDVHSVLEVSVFDEDRDRSADFLGKVAIPLLNVRNGVQRAYLLKNKELTAPTKGVIYLEMEVIYNTIKAALKTVVPAEQKYVEEEPKVSKQLLQQNFNRVKRCIMVLFSYGTYINSCFEWESSQRSITAFILFVVVVWNFELYMLPLGLVLLLVWNYFFSSGRETAETSMEAMFEWEDDEEDKEEKDSEHKGFMDKLYAIQDVFISVQTALDEVASFGERLKNTFNWTVPFLSWLAIAALCLATLLLYLIPLRYLVLAWGVNKFTKKLRDPYMIENNELLDFLSRVPSDVQMMQYRELRADPGQSPNKRRRAYPS from the exons ATGACGTCACTGCAG acgGTGTCGAAGACCCTGAGTCCTCAGTGGAGGGAGCAGTTTGACCTTCATCTGTATGAGGAAACAGGAGGCGTTCTGGAGATCACAGTGTGGGACAAAGACACGGGGAGGAGAGACGACTTCATCGGacg CTGCCAGTTGGACCTATCCACTCTGAGTAAAGAGAAGACCCATCACCTGGAGCTGCCGCTGGAGGAGTCCCGGGGCGTCCTGGTGCTGCTGGTCACGCTGACGGCGTCGGCGGCAGTCTCCATCGCCGACCTGTCCCTCACGCCGCTGGAGGACCCAGAGGAACGCAGAGAGATCCTCAAACGATAC GGTGTGAGGAAGTCGTTGTCCAACCTGAGGGATGTGGGCATCGTCCAGGTGAAGGTGCTGAGAGCCGAGGGGCTGATGGTCGCTGACGTAACAG gTAAAAGTGACCCTTTCTGCGTGCTGGAGCTGAATAACGACAGACTGCAGACACATACCATATACAAGAATCTCAACCCTGAGTGGAACAAAGTCTTTACCTT CAATGTGAAAGATGTTCACTCGGTCCTGGAGGTGTCGGTGTTTGACGAAGATAGAGACAGGAGTGCAGACTTCCTGGGAAAAGTGGCCATTCCTCTTTTGAAT gTCCGGAACGGCGTCCAGAGAGCATACCtgctaaaaaacaaagagctcACCGCCCCGACCAAAGGAGTCATCTACCTGGAGATGGAAGTCATCTACAACACG ATAAAGGCTGCTTTAAAGACCGTGGTTCCTGCAGAACAGAAATACGTGGAGGAAGAACCAAAAGTTTCCAAGCAG ctgctgcagcagaactttAACCGGGTCAAGCGGTGCATCATGGTCCTCTTCAGCTACGGTACCTACATTAACAGCTGCTTTGAGTGGGAGTCGTCACAGAGGAGCATCACTGCTTTCATT CTGTTCGTGGTGGTGGTCTGGAACTTTGAGCTCTACATGCTGCCACTTggcctggttctgctgctggtctGGAACTACTTCTTCTCCTCAGGCAGAGAGACGGCGGAGACG TCCATGGAGGCCATGTTTGAATGggaggatgatgaagaggacAAGGAAGAAAAG GACTCTGAGCACAAAGGCTTCATGGATAAACTGTACGCCATCCAGGACGTGTTCATCAGCGTACAGACCGCTCTGGATGAAGTCGCTTCGTTTGGAGAGAGGTTAAAGAA CACCTTTAACTGGACAGTGCCTTTCCTCAGCTGGTTGGCGATCGCTGCCCTGTGCCTGGCCACACTGCTGCTCTACCTCATACCGCTGCGATACCTCGTACTCGCCTGGG GTGTGAACAAGTTCACTAAGAAGCTTCGTGATCCATACATGATCGAAAACAACGAGCTTCTGGACTTCCTGTCCAGAGTTCCGTCTGATGTTCAAATG ATGCAGTACAGAGAGCTGAGAGCCGATCCGGGACAAAGCCCCAACAAGCGCAGGCGGGCGTACCCCAGCTAG
- the mctp1b gene encoding multiple C2 and transmembrane domain-containing protein 1 isoform X5 — MSERLSLDPYGTDTLLERLQGMGASCSSGSPSEAATPPPGMYKLEIELKRGHNLAIRDRGGSSDPYVKFKLAGKEVFRSKTIHKNLNPVWDEKTTLIVDSLSEPLYVKVFDYDFGLQDDFMGSAFLYLESLEQQRTIPVTLVLKDPQLPNEDLGSLELAVTLTPKSSPMEEPRDTATMLLRRSWKRSTKQQQSLRLTEVHRKSQLWRGIVSITLIEGRNLTPMDPNGLSDPYVKFRLGPQKYKSKTVSKTLSPQWREQFDLHLYEETGGVLEITVWDKDTGRRDDFIGRCQLDLSTLSKEKTHHLELPLEESRGVLVLLVTLTASAAVSIADLSLTPLEDPEERREILKRYGVRKSLSNLRDVGIVQVKVLRAEGLMVADVTGKSDPFCVLELNNDRLQTHTIYKNLNPEWNKVFTFNVKDVHSVLEVSVFDEDRDRSADFLGKVAIPLLNVRNGVQRAYLLKNKELTAPTKGVIYLEMEVIYNTIKAALKTVVPAEQKYVEEEPKVSKQLLQQNFNRVKRCIMVLFSYGTYINSCFEWESSQRSITAFILFVVVVWNFELYMLPLGLVLLLVWNYFFSSGRETAETSMEAMFEWEDDEEDKEEKDSEHKGFMDKLYAIQDVFISVQTALDEVASFGERLKNTFNWTVPFLSWLAIAALCLATLLLYLIPLRYLVLAWGVNKFTKKLRDPYMIENNELLDFLSRVPSDVQMMQYRELRADPGQSPNKRRRAYPS, encoded by the exons ATGTCAGAAAGGCTCAGCCTGGATCCGTATGGTACTGACACCCTGCTGGAGAGACTCCAG GGCATGGGGGCATCCTGCTCCTCGGGGAGCCCCTCTGAGGCAGCCACCCCCCCACCAGGGATGTATAAGCTGGAGATCGAGCTGAAGCGAGGACACAACCTCGCCATCCGAGACCGAGGAG GCTCCAGCGATCCCTATGTCAAGTTCAAGCTGGCTGGTAAAGAGGTGTTCAGAAGCAAGACCATCCACAAAAACCTCAACCCGGTGTGGGACGAGAAGACCACGCTCATCGTGGACAGTCTGAGCGAACCGCTCTACGTCAAG GTCTTTGACTATGACTTTGGTCTTCAGGACGACTTCATGGGTTCTGCTTTTCTTTACCTGGAGTCTCTAGAGCAGCAGAG GACGATACCGGTGACTCTGGTGCTGAAGGACCCGCAGCTCCCCAACGAGGACCTGGGCTCTCTGGAGCTGGCAGTTACCCTGACGCCTAAAAGCAGCCCCATGGAGGAGCCTCGAGACACGGCG ACCATGCTGCTCAGGAGGTCCTGGAAACGATCCACAAAG cagcagcagtcatTGCGTCTCACTGAGGTGCATCGGAAGTCCCAGCTGTGGCGAGGGATCGTCAGCATCACGCTGATCGAAGGTCGGAACCTCACGCCCATGGACCCCAATGGCCTGAGCGACCCCTACGTCAAGTTCAGGCTGGGGCCACAGAAGTACAAGAGCAAG acgGTGTCGAAGACCCTGAGTCCTCAGTGGAGGGAGCAGTTTGACCTTCATCTGTATGAGGAAACAGGAGGCGTTCTGGAGATCACAGTGTGGGACAAAGACACGGGGAGGAGAGACGACTTCATCGGacg CTGCCAGTTGGACCTATCCACTCTGAGTAAAGAGAAGACCCATCACCTGGAGCTGCCGCTGGAGGAGTCCCGGGGCGTCCTGGTGCTGCTGGTCACGCTGACGGCGTCGGCGGCAGTCTCCATCGCCGACCTGTCCCTCACGCCGCTGGAGGACCCAGAGGAACGCAGAGAGATCCTCAAACGATAC GGTGTGAGGAAGTCGTTGTCCAACCTGAGGGATGTGGGCATCGTCCAGGTGAAGGTGCTGAGAGCCGAGGGGCTGATGGTCGCTGACGTAACAG gTAAAAGTGACCCTTTCTGCGTGCTGGAGCTGAATAACGACAGACTGCAGACACATACCATATACAAGAATCTCAACCCTGAGTGGAACAAAGTCTTTACCTT CAATGTGAAAGATGTTCACTCGGTCCTGGAGGTGTCGGTGTTTGACGAAGATAGAGACAGGAGTGCAGACTTCCTGGGAAAAGTGGCCATTCCTCTTTTGAAT gTCCGGAACGGCGTCCAGAGAGCATACCtgctaaaaaacaaagagctcACCGCCCCGACCAAAGGAGTCATCTACCTGGAGATGGAAGTCATCTACAACACG ATAAAGGCTGCTTTAAAGACCGTGGTTCCTGCAGAACAGAAATACGTGGAGGAAGAACCAAAAGTTTCCAAGCAG ctgctgcagcagaactttAACCGGGTCAAGCGGTGCATCATGGTCCTCTTCAGCTACGGTACCTACATTAACAGCTGCTTTGAGTGGGAGTCGTCACAGAGGAGCATCACTGCTTTCATT CTGTTCGTGGTGGTGGTCTGGAACTTTGAGCTCTACATGCTGCCACTTggcctggttctgctgctggtctGGAACTACTTCTTCTCCTCAGGCAGAGAGACGGCGGAGACG TCCATGGAGGCCATGTTTGAATGggaggatgatgaagaggacAAGGAAGAAAAG GACTCTGAGCACAAAGGCTTCATGGATAAACTGTACGCCATCCAGGACGTGTTCATCAGCGTACAGACCGCTCTGGATGAAGTCGCTTCGTTTGGAGAGAGGTTAAAGAA CACCTTTAACTGGACAGTGCCTTTCCTCAGCTGGTTGGCGATCGCTGCCCTGTGCCTGGCCACACTGCTGCTCTACCTCATACCGCTGCGATACCTCGTACTCGCCTGGG GTGTGAACAAGTTCACTAAGAAGCTTCGTGATCCATACATGATCGAAAACAACGAGCTTCTGGACTTCCTGTCCAGAGTTCCGTCTGATGTTCAAATG ATGCAGTACAGAGAGCTGAGAGCCGATCCGGGACAAAGCCCCAACAAGCGCAGGCGGGCGTACCCCAGCTAG